Proteins encoded in a region of the Mycolicibacterium duvalii genome:
- a CDS encoding lysophospholipid acyltransferase family protein encodes MWYWLFKFIFMGPLLTLLGRPKVEGLEHVPQSGAVILASNHLAVADSFYLPLVVSRRITFLAKAEYFTGTGVKGWFTRWFYTVAGQVPIDRTDADSAQAALTTASRILDEGKLLGMYPEGTRSPDGRLYKGKTGLARLALQTQVPVIPVAMIGTDVVNPPGSKMWRFGRVTVKFGAPMDFSRFDGLAGNRFIERAVIDEVMYELMQLSGQEYVDLYAADIKEGKAEAAIKPPTRLPESAAG; translated from the coding sequence ATGTGGTACTGGCTGTTCAAGTTCATCTTCATGGGGCCGCTGCTGACCCTGCTCGGTCGGCCGAAAGTCGAAGGACTCGAACACGTTCCGCAGTCCGGCGCGGTGATCTTGGCCAGCAACCACCTGGCGGTCGCCGACAGCTTCTACCTCCCGCTGGTGGTCAGCAGGCGGATCACCTTCCTGGCCAAGGCGGAGTACTTCACCGGTACGGGCGTCAAGGGCTGGTTCACCCGCTGGTTCTACACCGTCGCCGGGCAGGTGCCGATCGACCGCACTGACGCCGACAGTGCCCAGGCGGCGCTGACCACCGCGTCGCGGATCCTCGACGAGGGCAAGCTGCTCGGAATGTACCCGGAGGGCACCCGATCGCCCGATGGCAGGTTGTACAAGGGCAAGACCGGGCTGGCCCGACTCGCACTGCAGACCCAGGTCCCGGTGATTCCGGTCGCGATGATCGGAACCGACGTCGTCAACCCTCCTGGCTCCAAGATGTGGCGGTTCGGCCGGGTGACGGTCAAGTTCGGGGCGCCGATGGACTTCAGCCGATTCGACGGGCTGGCCGGTAACCGTTTCATCGAGCGGGCGGTGATCGACGAGGTGATGTACGAGTTGATGCAGCTGTCCGGTCAGGAGTACGTCGACCTCTACGCGGCAGACATCAAAGAGGGAAAAGCGGAGGCGGCCATCAAGCCGCCGACCCGGCTTCCTGAGTCCGCGGCCGGCTGA
- a CDS encoding polyketide cyclase / dehydrase and lipid transport — protein sequence MNSIQIADETFVAADPATVGAAVADQACWRRWWPDLRLTVAEDRGELGHRWKVSGALTGTMEVWLEKVLDGVVLHYFLHAEPSGAAAWQLAKMNLAKMNHRRRVAGKEMAFEVKRTLEAGRPVGVSRLA from the coding sequence ATGAACAGCATCCAGATCGCCGACGAGACGTTCGTGGCGGCCGACCCGGCGACGGTCGGCGCGGCGGTCGCCGACCAGGCCTGCTGGCGGCGGTGGTGGCCCGACCTGCGGCTGACAGTGGCCGAGGACCGCGGCGAGCTGGGACACCGCTGGAAGGTCTCCGGCGCACTGACCGGAACCATGGAGGTGTGGCTGGAGAAGGTGCTCGACGGCGTCGTGTTGCACTACTTCCTGCATGCGGAGCCGTCCGGTGCCGCGGCCTGGCAGCTGGCCAAGATGAATCTGGCGAAGATGAACCACCGCCGCCGCGTCGCGGGCAAGGAGATGGCCTTCGAGGTCAAACGCACGCTGGAAGCGGGACGTCCGGTCGGGGTTTCCCGGCTGGCCTGA
- a CDS encoding glycosyltransferase 87 family protein, producing the protein MRMLRSPGGAGWGPKLAWRVFQVLTAAALIWAGWRLLGRIPYRIDIDVYRMGGQAWLDGRPLYADGAIFHTRGGIDLPFTYPPLAAVLFAPFAMLSLEAASAAITVTTFVLLLVSTAIVLTRLDVWPTTTVTGEPAWVRRIWLSAAVVAPAVLFLEPIKANFDFGQINVVLMTLVIADCVPRRTPWPRGMLLGLAIALKLTPAVFLLYFLLRRDVRALLVTAASGVVATLAGFALSWRDSWEYWTETVSNTDRIGTATLNTNQNIAGVLARLGLAEGPRFALWTVACFAVLGLTVWAARRALRAEQSVLALICVAMFGLVVSPVSWSHHWVWALPTVLVTGVLALRLRHAALGVVSVAGLALMIWSPITLLPANRETTAMLWRQLAGASYLWWALAVIAVAATVTVNATRHTAQTRTGAPVSAAS; encoded by the coding sequence ATGAGGATGTTGCGGTCGCCCGGCGGGGCGGGGTGGGGGCCGAAGCTCGCCTGGCGGGTGTTCCAGGTGCTGACCGCGGCAGCGCTGATATGGGCGGGTTGGCGGTTGCTGGGGCGGATTCCGTACCGGATCGACATCGACGTGTACCGGATGGGCGGCCAGGCCTGGCTCGACGGCCGTCCCCTCTACGCCGATGGGGCGATCTTCCACACCCGCGGCGGCATCGATCTGCCGTTCACGTATCCGCCGCTGGCTGCGGTGCTGTTCGCACCGTTCGCCATGCTGTCGCTGGAAGCCGCCAGCGCCGCCATCACGGTGACGACGTTCGTGCTGCTGCTGGTCTCCACCGCCATCGTGCTGACCCGCCTCGATGTCTGGCCCACCACAACTGTCACCGGGGAGCCCGCCTGGGTGCGGCGGATCTGGCTGTCGGCGGCCGTCGTCGCGCCCGCGGTGCTGTTCCTCGAGCCCATCAAGGCCAACTTCGACTTCGGCCAGATCAATGTGGTGCTCATGACGCTGGTGATCGCCGACTGCGTGCCCCGCCGCACCCCCTGGCCGCGGGGCATGCTGTTGGGCCTGGCCATCGCCCTCAAACTCACGCCCGCGGTCTTCCTGCTGTACTTCCTGCTGCGCCGCGACGTTCGCGCGCTGCTGGTCACCGCGGCTTCCGGGGTCGTCGCCACCCTGGCAGGGTTCGCGCTCTCCTGGCGCGACTCGTGGGAGTACTGGACCGAAACGGTGAGCAACACCGACCGGATCGGTACCGCCACGCTCAACACCAATCAGAACATCGCCGGGGTGCTCGCCCGGCTCGGGCTGGCCGAAGGGCCGCGCTTCGCGCTGTGGACGGTGGCGTGCTTCGCGGTGCTGGGGCTGACCGTCTGGGCTGCCCGCCGGGCGCTGCGCGCTGAGCAGTCGGTCCTGGCGCTGATCTGCGTCGCGATGTTCGGTCTGGTCGTCTCGCCGGTGTCGTGGTCGCATCACTGGGTGTGGGCGCTGCCGACGGTGCTCGTGACCGGCGTGCTCGCCCTACGCCTGCGCCACGCCGCCCTCGGCGTGGTGTCGGTCGCGGGTCTGGCGTTGATGATCTGGTCGCCGATCACACTGTTGCCCGCCAACCGCGAGACCACCGCGATGTTGTGGCGACAGTTGGCCGGTGCGTCCTACCTGTGGTGGGCGCTGGCGGTGATCGCCGTCGCCGCCACCGTGACCGTCAACGCGACCCGCCACACCGCTCAGACGCGGACCGGCGCACCGGTATCCGCGGCGAGCTGA
- a CDS encoding class II 3-deoxy-7-phosphoheptulonate synthase translates to MNWTVDVPIDQLPALPPLPEDLRHRLDAALAKPAVQQPSWDAGQAAAMRTVLESVPPVTVPSEIERLKSQLAAVARGEAFLLQGGDCAETFVDNTEPHIRANIRTLLQMAVVLTYGASMPVVKVARIAGQYAKPRSSDIDALGLKSYRGDMINGFAPDAAVRQHDPSRLVRAYANASAAMNLVRALTSSGLASLHLVHDWNREFVRTSPAGARYEALAGEIDRALNFMSACGVNDRNLDTAEIYASHEALVLDYERAMLRLAEKDPAADDVPAKLYDLSAHYVWIGERTRQLDGAHIAFAEVIANPIGVKIGPTTSPELAVEYVERLDPNNVPGRLTLVSRMGNNKVRDVLPPIIEKVEASGHQVIWQCDPMHGNTHESSTGYKTRHFDRIVDEVQGFFEVHHALGTHPGGIHVEITGENVTECLGGAQDISDTDLAGRYETACDPRLNTQQSLELAFLVAEMLRG, encoded by the coding sequence GTGAACTGGACCGTCGACGTACCCATCGACCAGTTGCCTGCTCTTCCGCCGCTGCCGGAGGATCTGCGCCATCGGCTGGACGCTGCGCTGGCCAAACCCGCGGTGCAGCAGCCGAGCTGGGACGCCGGTCAGGCGGCGGCGATGCGCACGGTGCTCGAGAGCGTGCCGCCGGTGACGGTGCCGTCGGAGATCGAGCGGCTCAAGTCGCAGCTGGCCGCCGTGGCCCGGGGAGAGGCGTTCCTGTTGCAGGGCGGCGACTGCGCGGAGACGTTCGTCGACAACACCGAACCGCATATTCGCGCCAATATCCGCACCCTGCTGCAGATGGCCGTCGTGCTCACCTACGGCGCGAGCATGCCGGTGGTCAAGGTCGCCCGGATCGCCGGGCAGTATGCCAAGCCGCGGTCCAGTGACATCGACGCGCTGGGCCTGAAGTCCTACCGCGGCGACATGATCAACGGCTTCGCCCCGGACGCCGCGGTCCGCCAGCACGACCCCTCGCGGCTGGTGCGGGCCTACGCCAACGCCAGCGCGGCGATGAACCTGGTGCGTGCGCTGACCTCGTCGGGGCTGGCCTCGCTGCACCTGGTGCACGACTGGAACCGGGAGTTCGTGCGGACCTCCCCGGCGGGTGCGCGGTACGAAGCGCTGGCCGGCGAGATCGACCGGGCCCTGAACTTCATGAGCGCCTGCGGGGTCAACGACCGCAACCTAGACACCGCCGAGATCTATGCCAGCCACGAAGCGCTGGTGCTCGACTACGAGCGTGCGATGCTCCGGCTCGCCGAGAAGGATCCGGCTGCTGACGACGTCCCGGCGAAGCTCTACGACCTCTCCGCGCACTACGTGTGGATCGGTGAGCGCACCCGTCAACTCGATGGCGCCCACATCGCGTTCGCCGAGGTGATCGCCAACCCGATCGGGGTGAAGATCGGGCCGACCACCTCGCCGGAGCTGGCCGTGGAGTATGTCGAGCGGCTCGACCCGAACAACGTGCCGGGCCGTTTGACCCTGGTCAGCAGGATGGGCAACAACAAGGTGCGCGACGTGCTGCCGCCGATCATCGAGAAGGTGGAAGCTTCCGGGCACCAGGTGATCTGGCAGTGCGACCCGATGCACGGCAACACCCACGAGTCCTCCACCGGCTACAAGACGCGGCACTTCGACCGCATCGTCGACGAGGTGCAGGGCTTCTTCGAGGTGCACCATGCGCTGGGCACCCACCCCGGCGGTATCCACGTCGAGATCACCGGAGAGAACGTCACCGAGTGTCTCGGTGGCGCGCAGGACATTTCGGATACCGACCTGGCGGGCCGCTACGAGACGGCCTGCGATCCGCGGTTGAATACCCAGCAGTCGTTGGAACTCGCGTTCCTGGTCGCGGAGATGCTCCGCGGTTAG
- a CDS encoding alpha-(1->6)-mannopyranosyltransferase A: MTTPAPTEASRTSLPERVSDQARRVTAFAQSPSARPALLGALGAAMITAGGVGAGSTRLHDPLLESMHMSWLRFGHGLVLSSVLLWGGVALMLIAWLWLGRRVIDRTATEYTMVATTGFWLLPLLLSVPVFSRDTYSYLAQGALLRDGFDPYVVGPVENPNPLLDDVSPIWTTTTAPYGPAFILVAKFVTMIVGDNVVAGTMVLRLCMLPGLALLIWAAPRVARHVGANGAAALWICVLNPLVIIHLMGGVHNEMLMVGLMMAGIALTFSGRYAGGAALIAVAVAVKATAGLALPFMVWVWARGLRERRGYPPGRAFAAATAASSLIFVAVFAVLSLAAGVGLGWLTALAGSVKIINWLTVPTAAANLINAIGGLVVPVNFYAVLEVNRIIGIAIIAVSAPLLWWRYRHTDRDALMGIALLMVVVVLFVPAALPWYYTWPLAVAAALAQSTRSIALIAGFSTWITVIWRPDGAHSMYSWGHVLFALACAVVAWYSLVRYDGRALNRPRRRAVNRPRRPSRQ, from the coding sequence ACCGCGTTCGCCCAGTCACCGTCTGCCCGTCCGGCGCTGCTGGGGGCACTCGGCGCGGCGATGATCACCGCGGGCGGCGTGGGGGCCGGCAGCACCCGATTGCACGACCCGCTGCTGGAGTCCATGCACATGTCCTGGCTGCGCTTCGGGCACGGCCTGGTGCTGTCGTCAGTGCTGCTCTGGGGCGGCGTGGCCCTGATGCTGATCGCCTGGCTGTGGTTGGGCCGCCGGGTGATCGACCGTACCGCCACCGAGTACACGATGGTCGCCACCACCGGGTTCTGGCTGTTGCCGTTGCTGCTCAGCGTTCCGGTGTTCAGCCGAGACACCTACTCCTACCTGGCCCAGGGCGCACTGCTGCGGGACGGCTTCGACCCCTACGTCGTCGGTCCGGTCGAGAACCCGAACCCGCTGCTCGACGATGTCAGCCCGATCTGGACCACCACGACCGCCCCGTACGGTCCGGCGTTCATCCTGGTGGCCAAGTTCGTCACCATGATCGTCGGCGACAACGTCGTTGCGGGCACCATGGTGTTGCGTCTGTGCATGCTGCCGGGACTGGCCCTGCTGATCTGGGCGGCGCCGCGGGTCGCCCGCCATGTCGGCGCCAACGGTGCGGCCGCGCTGTGGATCTGCGTTCTCAACCCGCTGGTGATCATTCACCTGATGGGCGGCGTGCACAACGAGATGCTGATGGTCGGCCTGATGATGGCCGGCATCGCACTGACGTTCAGCGGTCGATACGCCGGCGGCGCTGCGTTGATCGCTGTCGCCGTGGCGGTGAAAGCCACCGCCGGCCTCGCGCTGCCGTTCATGGTGTGGGTATGGGCGCGCGGACTGCGGGAGCGTCGCGGCTACCCGCCGGGCCGGGCCTTCGCCGCGGCGACCGCGGCGTCGTCGCTGATCTTCGTGGCGGTGTTCGCGGTGTTGTCGTTGGCCGCCGGGGTCGGGCTGGGCTGGCTGACCGCGCTGGCGGGTTCGGTGAAGATCATCAACTGGCTGACCGTGCCGACCGCGGCCGCGAACCTGATCAACGCCATCGGCGGGCTGGTGGTGCCGGTCAACTTCTACGCCGTGCTGGAGGTCAACCGCATCATCGGCATCGCGATCATCGCGGTGTCGGCCCCGCTGTTGTGGTGGCGCTACCGCCACACCGACCGCGACGCTCTGATGGGCATCGCGCTGCTGATGGTCGTGGTCGTGCTGTTCGTACCCGCCGCGCTGCCCTGGTACTACACGTGGCCGCTGGCCGTGGCGGCGGCGCTGGCCCAGTCAACCCGTTCGATCGCGCTGATCGCCGGGTTCTCGACCTGGATCACCGTGATCTGGCGACCCGACGGTGCGCACAGCATGTACTCGTGGGGTCATGTGCTGTTCGCCCTCGCGTGTGCCGTGGTCGCCTGGTATTCGCTGGTCCGGTACGACGGCCGGGCCCTCAATAGGCCACGACGGCGAGCCGTCAATAGGCCACGACGGCCGAGCCGTCAATAG
- a CDS encoding SRPBCC family protein, with protein sequence MADKTAQTIYIDADPSTVMDVIADIGSYPDWVAEYKETEVLETDDEGYPKVARLVLDAAVLKDTMVLAYRWPADRQSVTWSLVSSTLLKALDGAYRLAPKGSGTEVTYELSVDLIIPMIGLLKRKAERRLTDTALKDLKKRVEAD encoded by the coding sequence GTGGCGGACAAAACGGCGCAGACCATCTACATCGATGCCGATCCTTCGACGGTGATGGACGTCATCGCCGACATCGGGTCCTACCCGGACTGGGTCGCCGAGTACAAGGAAACCGAGGTCCTCGAGACCGACGACGAGGGCTACCCGAAGGTAGCCCGGCTGGTGCTGGACGCCGCAGTGCTCAAGGACACGATGGTATTGGCCTACCGGTGGCCCGCCGATCGTCAATCCGTGACGTGGTCGCTGGTGTCGAGCACGCTGTTGAAGGCGCTCGACGGCGCCTACCGGCTGGCGCCGAAGGGCTCCGGTACCGAGGTGACCTACGAACTTTCGGTCGACCTCATCATCCCGATGATCGGGCTGCTCAAACGCAAAGCCGAGCGCCGGTTGACCGACACCGCACTGAAGGACCTGAAGAAACGAGTCGAGGCTGACTGA
- a CDS encoding polyadenylate-specific 3'-exoribonuclease AS: MRYFYDTEFIDNGRTIELISIGVAAEDGREYYAISTEFDPDRAGRWVRKHVLPKLPSPASPLWRSRRQIRSELEDFFGVDGDEPIELWAWVGAYDHVVLCQLWGPMTDLPPAIPRFTRELRQFWEDCGSPRMPPRPRDAHDALVDAKHNLLRYQLITGRHDPQLRF; this comes from the coding sequence TTGCGCTACTTCTACGACACGGAGTTCATCGACAACGGTCGCACCATCGAGTTGATCTCCATCGGTGTCGCGGCCGAGGACGGACGCGAGTACTACGCGATCTCCACCGAGTTCGATCCGGACCGGGCGGGACGGTGGGTGCGCAAACACGTCCTGCCGAAGCTGCCGTCCCCGGCGTCGCCGCTGTGGCGGTCACGGCGCCAGATCCGGTCCGAACTCGAGGACTTCTTCGGGGTCGACGGTGACGAGCCGATCGAGTTGTGGGCCTGGGTGGGTGCTTATGACCACGTGGTGCTGTGCCAGTTGTGGGGGCCGATGACCGACCTGCCGCCGGCGATCCCACGGTTCACCCGCGAGTTGCGGCAGTTCTGGGAGGACTGCGGCTCGCCACGGATGCCGCCGCGGCCGCGGGACGCCCACGACGCACTCGTCGACGCCAAGCACAACCTGCTGCGATACCAGCTGATCACCGGTCGGCATGACCCTCAACTGCGGTTTTGA
- a CDS encoding ArsA family ATPase, with product MTEREESAHAARGAARISLFVGKGGVGKSTLATATAVRAAATGMRVLLVSTDQAHSIGDVLGTPVTPTGDRTPTRVLADLDTVDAGGGVLEALALDTLALLERQWRDNAGLLSRRFPDSDVGDLAPEELSALPGVQEVLGLHEVGELADSGLWDLVVVDCASTADAMRMLTLPATFALYVERAWPRHRRLASADDPRTAAVVGLLERIAAGTERLSTLLADEARVDAHLVMTAERVVAAEAVRTLGSLALMGVSVAEVIVNQILVQDDSFEYRNLPAHPAFDWYSERIADQQAVLDDLDRTVGDVALVMVPHLAGEPIGAKALGELLDAARRRDGSPPPGPLRPVVDRESGAGREAVYRLRVQLPQVDSSALTLGRVDDDLIIGVGAMRRRVRLASVLRRCIVIDAALRGSELTVRFRPNPEVWPA from the coding sequence CTGACTGAGCGCGAGGAGTCCGCCCACGCGGCGCGGGGGGCAGCCCGAATCAGCCTGTTCGTCGGCAAGGGCGGGGTAGGAAAGTCGACACTGGCTACCGCTACGGCGGTGCGCGCCGCCGCCACGGGCATGCGGGTCCTGTTGGTGTCCACCGACCAGGCCCACTCGATCGGCGACGTGCTGGGCACGCCGGTCACCCCCACCGGGGACCGGACGCCCACCCGGGTGCTCGCCGACCTCGACACCGTCGATGCGGGTGGTGGGGTGCTCGAGGCGCTGGCGCTGGACACCCTCGCGCTGCTGGAGCGCCAATGGCGCGACAACGCGGGCCTGCTCTCGCGCCGGTTTCCTGATTCTGATGTCGGTGATCTTGCGCCAGAAGAACTTTCGGCGCTTCCCGGTGTGCAGGAGGTGCTGGGGCTGCACGAGGTGGGCGAACTCGCCGACTCCGGACTCTGGGACCTCGTGGTGGTCGACTGCGCGTCGACCGCGGACGCGATGCGCATGCTCACTCTGCCCGCCACCTTCGCCCTCTACGTCGAGCGGGCCTGGCCGCGGCATCGACGATTGGCCAGCGCCGATGACCCGCGCACCGCCGCAGTGGTGGGGCTGCTCGAACGCATCGCCGCAGGCACCGAGCGGCTCAGCACGCTCCTGGCCGACGAAGCGCGCGTCGACGCGCATCTGGTGATGACCGCGGAGAGGGTGGTCGCCGCCGAAGCGGTCCGGACGCTGGGTTCGCTGGCGCTGATGGGCGTCTCGGTCGCCGAAGTGATCGTGAATCAGATTCTGGTGCAGGATGATTCGTTCGAATACCGCAACCTGCCCGCACATCCGGCCTTCGACTGGTATTCCGAGCGCATCGCCGATCAGCAGGCCGTTCTCGACGACCTGGACCGGACGGTCGGCGACGTGGCCCTGGTCATGGTGCCACACCTGGCGGGGGAGCCGATCGGCGCCAAGGCGCTGGGCGAGCTGCTCGACGCCGCCCGCCGCAGAGACGGATCACCGCCGCCCGGACCGCTGCGGCCGGTGGTGGACCGGGAGTCCGGAGCCGGCCGTGAGGCCGTGTACCGGCTCCGGGTGCAGTTGCCTCAGGTCGATTCGTCGGCGCTGACGTTGGGTAGGGTCGATGATGACCTGATCATCGGCGTAGGCGCGATGCGGCGCCGCGTCCGCCTGGCGTCGGTGCTGCGGCGCTGCATCGTCATCGACGCGGCGCTGCGCGGCAGCGAGCTGACCGTGCGATTTCGACCGAATCCGGAGGTGTGGCCGGCGTGA
- a CDS encoding Rv2175c family DNA-binding protein produces the protein MSSIPTADDVLDPDEAVYQLSEVARLLGIPLSKVHQHLREGHLVAVRRGKDVVVPQIFFDDSGQVVKSLTGLLVVLHDGGYHETEIVRWLFTPDPSLTIRRDGSTEQVANARPVDALHSHQAREVVRRAQAMAY, from the coding sequence ATGAGCAGCATTCCGACTGCCGACGACGTGCTGGATCCCGACGAGGCCGTCTATCAACTATCCGAGGTGGCCCGTCTCCTGGGCATCCCGCTGTCGAAGGTGCACCAGCATCTGCGCGAGGGCCATCTGGTCGCGGTGCGACGCGGCAAAGACGTTGTGGTTCCGCAGATCTTCTTCGACGACAGCGGTCAGGTGGTCAAGAGCCTGACCGGGTTGCTGGTGGTGCTGCACGACGGTGGTTACCACGAGACCGAGATCGTGCGCTGGCTGTTCACCCCGGATCCGTCCCTGACGATCAGGCGCGACGGGTCGACCGAACAGGTGGCCAACGCCCGGCCGGTCGATGCGCTGCACTCGCATCAGGCTCGTGAGGTGGTTCGGCGCGCGCAGGCTATGGCCTATTGA
- a CDS encoding protein kinase domain-containing protein: METYQPADALTGHVLDGRYRVDGLIATGGMSGVYRGLDLRLDRPVAVKIMDSRYAADDHFLTRFQREARAVARLKHPGLVSVYDQGIDGRHPFLVMELVEGGTLRELLRERGPMPPHAVAAVLRPVLGGLAVAHRAGLVHRDIKPENVLISDDGDVKIADFGLVRALAEAKITSTSVILGTAAYLAPEQVATGETDARGDVYAVGVLIFELLTGRTPFPGDTPLAVAYQRLEQDVVPPSTVITGVPRQFDDIVACATSRDPQGRFADAAEMAEQLEVIARELALPTFRVPAPRNSALHRSDTTTDIPAAGSTGAPDHGGDPPATRHTRVFSRAELPPQEFADEPEYQPLTGQFAGIELSEFYWARQRAKRVLLFWVIAVLTLAGLAAAAAWTLGTNLPNLL; the protein is encoded by the coding sequence GTGGAGACCTACCAGCCCGCCGACGCCCTGACCGGGCACGTGCTGGACGGTCGGTACCGGGTCGACGGGCTCATCGCGACCGGTGGGATGTCCGGGGTGTACCGCGGCCTGGACCTGCGCCTCGACCGCCCGGTGGCGGTCAAGATCATGGATTCCCGGTACGCCGCCGACGACCACTTCCTGACCCGATTCCAGCGCGAGGCCCGGGCCGTCGCGCGACTCAAACACCCCGGCCTGGTCTCGGTGTACGACCAGGGCATCGACGGCCGGCACCCGTTCCTGGTGATGGAACTGGTCGAGGGCGGCACGCTTCGGGAGTTGTTGCGCGAACGCGGTCCCATGCCGCCGCACGCGGTCGCCGCGGTGCTGCGTCCGGTGCTCGGCGGTCTGGCCGTTGCCCACCGCGCCGGACTGGTGCACCGGGACATCAAACCGGAGAACGTGTTGATCAGTGACGACGGTGACGTCAAGATCGCCGACTTCGGCCTGGTGCGTGCGTTGGCGGAGGCGAAGATCACCTCGACGAGCGTGATCCTGGGCACCGCGGCGTACCTGGCGCCCGAACAGGTCGCCACCGGAGAGACCGATGCGCGCGGTGATGTCTACGCCGTCGGTGTCCTGATCTTCGAGTTGCTGACCGGTCGTACCCCGTTCCCCGGGGACACTCCGCTCGCAGTCGCCTACCAGCGACTCGAGCAAGACGTCGTCCCGCCCAGCACTGTGATCACCGGCGTGCCAAGGCAGTTCGACGACATCGTGGCGTGCGCAACGTCGCGCGACCCGCAAGGCCGGTTCGCCGACGCAGCCGAGATGGCCGAGCAGCTCGAGGTGATCGCACGAGAGCTCGCGCTGCCCACGTTCCGCGTGCCGGCGCCGCGAAACTCCGCGTTGCACCGCTCCGATACCACCACCGACATTCCCGCCGCCGGCAGCACCGGTGCTCCCGACCACGGCGGTGACCCGCCGGCCACCCGTCACACCCGCGTCTTCAGCCGGGCCGAACTACCGCCGCAGGAGTTCGCCGACGAGCCCGAATATCAGCCGCTGACCGGACAATTCGCCGGCATCGAACTCTCGGAGTTCTACTGGGCGCGACAGCGCGCCAAACGCGTGCTGCTGTTCTGGGTCATCGCGGTGCTCACGCTGGCGGGCCTGGCGGCCGCCGCCGCGTGGACGCTCGGCACGAACCTGCCCAATCTGCTCTGA